In Mycolicibacterium mucogenicum DSM 44124, the following are encoded in one genomic region:
- the glnA gene encoding type I glutamate--ammonia ligase, which translates to MDRQKEFVLRTLEERDIRFVRLWFTDVLGYLKSVAIAPAELEGAFEEGIGFDGSAIEGFARVSEADMVARPDPSTFQVLPWTTKSTGKHYSARMFCDITMPDGSPSWADSRHVLRRQLAKASDLGFSCYVHPEIEFFLLEPGPNDGSVPVPADNNGYFDQAVHDSAPNFRRHAIEALESMGISVEFSHHEGAPGQQEIDLRYADALSMADNVMTFRYLVKEVAINEGVRATFMPKPFSQYPGSAMHTHMSLFEGDTNAFHSADDPLQLSDVAKSFIAGILTHASEISAVTNQWVNSYKRLVHGGEAPTAASWGAANRSALVRVPMYTPRKASSRRIEVRSPDSACNPYLAFAVLLAAGLRGIEKGYELGPQAEDNVWNLTPEERRAMGYKELPSSLGVALADMEKSELVAEALGEHVFDYFLRNKRSEWETYRSHVTPFELKEYLSL; encoded by the coding sequence ATGGATCGCCAGAAGGAATTCGTGCTGCGCACGCTGGAAGAACGCGACATTCGCTTTGTCCGGCTGTGGTTCACCGACGTGCTCGGATACCTCAAGTCCGTGGCGATCGCGCCGGCCGAGCTGGAAGGCGCCTTCGAAGAGGGCATCGGCTTCGACGGTTCCGCCATCGAGGGCTTCGCCCGCGTCTCCGAGGCCGACATGGTGGCCCGCCCCGATCCGTCCACGTTCCAGGTGCTGCCGTGGACCACCAAGAGCACCGGCAAGCACTACTCGGCCCGCATGTTCTGCGACATCACCATGCCCGACGGCTCGCCGTCGTGGGCCGACTCGCGGCACGTGCTGCGCCGGCAGCTCGCCAAGGCCAGCGATCTCGGCTTCTCGTGCTACGTGCACCCCGAGATCGAGTTCTTCCTGCTGGAGCCCGGTCCCAACGACGGCTCGGTGCCGGTGCCGGCCGACAACAACGGCTACTTCGACCAGGCCGTGCACGACTCGGCCCCGAACTTCCGCCGGCACGCCATCGAGGCGCTCGAGTCCATGGGCATCTCGGTCGAGTTCAGCCACCACGAGGGCGCACCCGGCCAGCAGGAGATCGACCTGCGGTACGCCGACGCCCTGTCGATGGCCGACAACGTCATGACCTTCCGGTACCTGGTCAAGGAAGTCGCGATCAACGAAGGCGTGCGGGCCACCTTCATGCCCAAGCCGTTCAGCCAGTACCCGGGCTCGGCGATGCACACGCACATGAGCCTGTTCGAGGGCGACACCAACGCCTTCCACAGCGCTGATGACCCGCTGCAGCTGTCGGACGTCGCGAAGTCCTTCATCGCCGGCATCCTGACGCACGCCAGCGAGATCAGCGCCGTCACCAACCAGTGGGTGAACTCCTACAAGCGTCTGGTGCACGGCGGCGAGGCGCCGACCGCCGCGTCGTGGGGCGCGGCCAACCGCTCGGCCCTGGTCCGGGTCCCGATGTACACACCGCGCAAGGCGTCGTCGCGTCGTATCGAGGTGCGCAGCCCCGACTCGGCATGCAACCCGTACCTGGCGTTCGCGGTGCTGCTGGCCGCCGGCCTGCGCGGCATCGAGAAGGGCTACGAACTCGGGCCGCAGGCCGAGGACAACGTCTGGAACCTGACGCCCGAGGAACGGCGCGCGATGGGTTACAAAGAGCTGCCGAGCAGCCTCGGTGTGGCGCTGGCCGACATGGAGAAGTCCGAGCTCGTCGCCGAGGCCTTGGGAGAGCACGTCTTCGACTACTTCCTGCGGAACAAGCGCAGCGAGTGGGAGACCTACCGCAGCCACGTGACACCGTTCGAACTCAAGGAATACCTGTCGCTGTAA
- a CDS encoding SRPBCC family protein: MTDAVTLVRAFAAPPEQVYSLFVTPEYFATWFGTDQVDVPPDTLAMDVRIGGQWRAVMHLPDGTLKHWAGSFLELDAPNRVVFDLTDEPENPDRLPVTATLRPTDGGTELTLVQPTPGWPAEGRAALEQGYNAFLDSMDRLLQRLPA, encoded by the coding sequence ATGACCGATGCGGTGACCCTCGTCCGGGCCTTCGCTGCACCCCCGGAGCAGGTGTATTCGCTGTTCGTCACACCCGAGTACTTCGCGACCTGGTTCGGCACCGACCAGGTCGACGTGCCGCCGGACACGCTTGCGATGGACGTACGGATCGGTGGCCAGTGGCGGGCCGTCATGCACCTGCCCGATGGCACGCTCAAGCACTGGGCGGGCAGCTTTCTCGAACTCGACGCGCCGAACCGGGTGGTGTTCGACCTCACCGACGAACCCGAGAACCCGGACCGGCTGCCGGTCACGGCGACACTGCGGCCGACCGACGGCGGCACCGAACTGACCCTGGTGCAGCCGACGCCGGGCTGGCCCGCCGAGGGTCGCGCCGCGCTGGAGCAGGGGTACAACGCGTTCCTCGATTCCATGGATCGGCTGCTGCAGCGGTTGCCTGCCTGA
- a CDS encoding PaaI family thioesterase has protein sequence MSDFPFDVISDAEYERQLAVYRPFTDAVRRLIDAGIRTGVDEATIAEAQAAIEGVTERLVTVQHNSTSTLRNADTGRPLAYTNPAVGVRNAIAPPMEIHHEGGAGAGGRCWAEFELGLPYEGPPGLVHGGICALVLDHILGESASDGLTKPHFTGTITLRYLRGTKQGPVRAEAWIDRVDGVKTFARGTLSDADGVTVEADGIFIRPSWARG, from the coding sequence GTGAGTGATTTTCCGTTCGACGTGATCAGCGATGCCGAATATGAGCGTCAGCTGGCGGTGTACCGGCCGTTCACCGATGCGGTGCGCCGGCTGATCGATGCCGGCATCCGGACCGGTGTCGACGAGGCCACCATCGCCGAGGCGCAGGCGGCGATCGAAGGGGTCACCGAGCGGCTCGTGACGGTGCAGCACAACAGCACCTCGACGCTGCGGAACGCGGACACCGGACGTCCGCTTGCCTACACGAATCCTGCTGTGGGCGTGCGCAATGCGATCGCCCCGCCGATGGAGATCCACCATGAGGGCGGGGCGGGGGCAGGCGGCCGGTGCTGGGCAGAGTTCGAACTGGGCCTGCCCTACGAAGGGCCGCCCGGCCTGGTGCACGGCGGCATCTGCGCGCTGGTGCTCGACCACATTCTCGGCGAATCCGCCAGCGACGGACTGACCAAGCCGCATTTCACCGGCACCATCACACTGCGGTACCTGCGGGGCACCAAGCAGGGACCGGTGCGGGCCGAGGCCTGGATCGACCGCGTCGACGGCGTCAAGACGTTCGCCCGCGGCACGCTGTCGGATGCCGACGGCGTCACCGTCGAGGCCGACGGCATCTTCATCAGGCCCTCCTGGGCGCGCGGGTGA
- a CDS encoding Rieske 2Fe-2S domain-containing protein, whose amino-acid sequence MTELTNSTSADVREIDIGTPPTRFARGWHCLGLLSEFTDGKPHSISAFGTKLVVFADSAGVPHVLDAYCRHLGGDLSQGQIKEDAVACPFHDWRWDGNGRCAQVPYAKRAPRLGRTRVWTSRVRAGLLFVWHDPEGSAPSPHLDIPELPEFGDEGWTQWSWRTELIGSNCREIVDNIVDMAHFYYIHFGYPTYFKNVFEGHIASQYLRTIGRPDVNLGGSHYAGEQILDSEASYFGPSFMINRLHNSYGGYRVEAILVNCHYPVTSDSFVLQWGIMVRRPEGLPDGATTMLLRAFTDGVSKGFLQDVEIWKNKTRIDNPLLVEEDGPVYQLRRWYEQFYVDAADVTPDMTDRFEYEVDTTAANEFWRAEVAENLRLRETPTPVTTDRGPNQPSLGRTVQ is encoded by the coding sequence GTGACGGAATTGACCAATTCGACGAGCGCCGATGTCCGTGAGATCGATATCGGCACGCCGCCCACACGGTTCGCCAGAGGCTGGCACTGCCTGGGATTGCTGTCGGAGTTCACGGACGGCAAGCCGCATTCGATCAGCGCGTTCGGAACGAAGCTGGTGGTCTTTGCCGACAGTGCGGGGGTTCCGCACGTCCTCGACGCCTATTGCCGCCATCTCGGTGGCGACCTGTCGCAAGGTCAGATCAAAGAGGACGCCGTCGCATGTCCGTTCCACGACTGGCGATGGGACGGCAACGGCCGCTGCGCGCAGGTGCCCTATGCGAAACGCGCTCCCCGGCTGGGACGGACCCGGGTGTGGACATCACGTGTCCGGGCAGGCCTCCTCTTCGTGTGGCATGACCCCGAGGGCTCGGCACCGTCACCGCACCTCGACATCCCCGAACTACCGGAGTTCGGTGACGAGGGCTGGACGCAATGGTCTTGGCGCACGGAGCTGATCGGTTCAAACTGCCGAGAGATCGTCGACAACATCGTCGACATGGCGCACTTCTACTACATCCATTTCGGGTACCCGACCTACTTCAAGAACGTGTTCGAAGGGCACATCGCGTCCCAGTATCTCCGGACGATCGGCAGGCCCGACGTGAACTTGGGTGGATCGCACTACGCGGGCGAACAGATCCTCGACTCCGAGGCGTCCTACTTCGGACCTTCGTTCATGATCAACCGGCTGCACAACAGCTACGGCGGCTACCGGGTCGAGGCCATCCTGGTCAACTGTCACTATCCGGTCACATCGGATTCCTTTGTGCTGCAATGGGGAATCATGGTGCGCCGCCCCGAGGGGCTGCCCGATGGAGCGACCACGATGCTGCTGCGTGCGTTCACCGACGGCGTCAGCAAGGGCTTCCTGCAGGACGTCGAGATCTGGAAGAACAAGACGCGCATCGACAATCCGCTCCTCGTCGAGGAAGACGGGCCGGTCTACCAACTCCGACGGTGGTACGAGCAGTTTTACGTCGATGCCGCCGATGTCACCCCAGACATGACCGATCGCTTCGAGTACGAGGTGGATACCACTGCCGCCAACGAGTTTTGGCGCGCTGAAGTCGCGGAGAACCTACGACTGCGAGAAACCCCGACCCCGGTCACGACGGACCGCGGTCCCAACCAACCCAGCCTCGGAAGGACAGTTCAATGA
- a CDS encoding bifunctional [glutamine synthetase] adenylyltransferase/[glutamine synthetase]-adenylyl-L-tyrosine phosphorylase encodes MPNPATQRPTQPSVGRLGLVAPTARADLDRLGWNTDAHVPLLWSLSRAPDADSALRAMVRVADALEGDWAELSKLLVTDTALRGRLFAVLGSSLALGDHLVAHPLSWRLLHGDITLPSRAELLDDFERLAAEVAGTPTASAVLQTYYRDRILVLAALDVAPTVENEPVLPYVTVGEHLSDLADAALGAALVVATRTVCGDDPGPRLAVIAMGKCGARELNYVSDVDVIFVAEAADSVTTRVAGEMMRFAGETFFEVDAALRPEGKAGQLVRTLESHVAYYQRWAKTWEFQALLKARAAVGDAELGEQYIDALMPMVWTACDREDFVPDVQAMRRRVEELVPAGVRTRELKLGKGGLRDVEFAVQLLQLVHGRNDESLHVASTVDALAALGSGGYIGRDDTANLTASYEFLRLLEHRLQLQRLKRTHLLPEDGDDEAWRWLARAAHIRPDGQHDALGVLREDLRRQNTRVSRLHAKLFYQPLLEVGNQFGPSLTTAAAERQLAALGYEGPQSALTHLAALTSASGRRGTVQQVLLPTLLDWLSDTPDPDAGLLAYRRISEELGDQRWFLSTLRDEGAVAKRLMRVLGTSAYVPELLMRAPEVLQQYADGPQGPKLLEVEPDAVFRALVASAGRHADPVRAIAAARTLRRRELARVASADLLGLLSVVDVCKALTSVWVAVLQAALDAVIRARSGPDGPPARIAVIGMGRLGGGELGYGSDADVMFVCEPVEGPAGADESAAVRWAIGVAEQVRTLLGQPSSDPPLEVDAGLRPEGRNGSLVRTLASYESYYAQWAQPWEIQALLRAHRVAGDLELGERFLLMVDKTRYPSSGFSVDAVREIRRIKARVDAERLPRGADPNTHTKLGRGGLADVEWTVQLLQLRYAHQVPTLHNTSTLEALDAIEAAQLIEGDEADILRQAWLTATRARNALVLVRGKPTDQLPGPGRQLNAVAVAAGWPSGDGGAFLDNYLRVTRRAKTVVRKVFGE; translated from the coding sequence GTGCCCAACCCCGCGACGCAGCGCCCAACACAGCCCAGCGTCGGCCGCCTCGGGTTGGTGGCGCCCACGGCCCGGGCGGACCTCGACCGGCTCGGCTGGAACACCGACGCGCACGTCCCGTTGTTGTGGTCGCTGTCGCGCGCCCCGGACGCCGACAGCGCCCTGCGCGCCATGGTGCGGGTCGCGGACGCGCTCGAAGGCGACTGGGCCGAACTCAGCAAGCTGCTGGTGACCGACACGGCGCTGCGGGGCCGGCTGTTCGCGGTGCTGGGGTCGTCGCTGGCCCTGGGCGATCACCTGGTGGCACACCCCCTTTCGTGGCGACTGCTGCACGGCGACATCACGCTGCCGTCGCGCGCCGAGTTGCTCGACGACTTCGAACGGCTGGCGGCCGAAGTCGCCGGTACCCCAACGGCTTCCGCGGTATTGCAGACCTACTACCGGGACCGCATCCTGGTGCTGGCGGCGCTGGACGTCGCGCCGACGGTCGAGAACGAGCCGGTGCTGCCGTACGTCACGGTGGGCGAGCACCTGTCCGACCTGGCCGACGCGGCGCTCGGGGCGGCACTGGTCGTCGCGACCCGGACGGTGTGCGGCGACGATCCCGGGCCCCGGCTCGCGGTCATCGCGATGGGCAAATGCGGTGCGCGCGAACTGAACTACGTCAGCGACGTCGACGTCATCTTCGTGGCGGAGGCGGCGGACTCGGTGACCACGCGAGTGGCCGGCGAGATGATGCGGTTCGCGGGCGAGACCTTCTTCGAGGTCGACGCGGCGCTGCGGCCCGAGGGCAAGGCCGGCCAGCTGGTCCGCACCCTGGAGTCGCACGTCGCTTACTACCAGCGCTGGGCGAAAACCTGGGAATTCCAGGCGCTTCTGAAGGCCCGGGCGGCCGTCGGCGATGCCGAGCTGGGCGAGCAGTACATCGACGCGCTGATGCCGATGGTCTGGACCGCCTGTGACCGTGAGGATTTCGTGCCCGACGTACAGGCCATGCGCCGCCGCGTCGAGGAGCTCGTGCCCGCCGGGGTACGTACCCGGGAACTGAAACTGGGCAAGGGCGGCCTCCGGGACGTCGAGTTCGCGGTGCAGCTGTTGCAACTCGTGCACGGCCGCAACGACGAGTCGCTGCACGTCGCCTCGACGGTCGACGCCCTGGCGGCGCTCGGCTCCGGCGGTTACATCGGCCGCGACGACACCGCGAATCTCACTGCGTCCTATGAATTTCTGCGGCTGTTGGAGCACCGGCTGCAGCTGCAGCGACTCAAGCGGACCCACCTGCTGCCCGAGGACGGCGACGACGAAGCGTGGCGCTGGCTGGCGCGCGCGGCGCACATCCGGCCCGACGGACAGCACGACGCACTCGGGGTCCTGCGCGAGGACCTGCGGCGGCAGAACACACGGGTGTCCCGCCTGCACGCCAAGCTCTTCTATCAGCCACTGCTGGAAGTAGGAAACCAGTTCGGTCCGAGCCTGACCACCGCCGCGGCCGAAAGGCAGTTGGCCGCACTGGGTTACGAAGGCCCGCAGAGCGCCCTGACGCACCTGGCCGCGCTGACCAGTGCCAGCGGCCGCCGCGGCACGGTGCAGCAGGTGCTGCTCCCGACGCTGCTGGACTGGCTGTCGGACACCCCGGACCCGGACGCGGGCCTGCTGGCGTACCGGCGGATCAGTGAGGAGCTGGGGGACCAGCGCTGGTTCCTGTCCACACTGCGTGACGAGGGCGCCGTCGCCAAGCGGCTGATGCGGGTGCTCGGCACGTCGGCCTATGTGCCGGAGCTGTTGATGCGGGCACCGGAGGTCCTGCAGCAGTACGCCGACGGTCCGCAGGGGCCGAAACTCCTTGAGGTGGAACCGGATGCGGTGTTCCGCGCGCTGGTCGCCTCGGCCGGGCGGCACGCCGACCCGGTCCGCGCCATCGCCGCGGCGCGCACCCTGCGTCGTCGGGAGCTGGCGCGCGTGGCATCGGCAGACCTGCTGGGGCTGCTGTCGGTGGTCGACGTCTGCAAGGCGCTGACGTCGGTGTGGGTCGCGGTGCTGCAGGCCGCACTCGACGCGGTGATCCGGGCGCGCTCGGGACCGGACGGCCCGCCGGCGCGCATCGCCGTCATCGGCATGGGCCGGCTCGGCGGTGGTGAACTTGGCTACGGATCGGACGCCGACGTGATGTTCGTGTGCGAGCCCGTCGAGGGCCCCGCCGGGGCGGACGAGTCCGCTGCCGTGCGCTGGGCGATCGGGGTCGCCGAACAGGTGCGGACGTTGTTGGGACAGCCCAGCAGCGACCCGCCGCTGGAGGTCGACGCCGGGCTGCGGCCGGAAGGCCGGAACGGTTCGCTGGTGCGGACGCTGGCGTCCTACGAGTCGTACTACGCCCAGTGGGCGCAGCCGTGGGAGATTCAGGCCCTGCTGCGGGCGCACCGGGTGGCGGGTGACCTGGAGCTGGGCGAGCGGTTCCTGCTGATGGTGGACAAGACCCGGTACCCGTCCAGTGGCTTCTCGGTGGACGCGGTGCGCGAGATCCGGCGGATCAAGGCCCGCGTCGACGCCGAACGGTTGCCGCGTGGCGCCGACCCCAACACGCACACGAAGTTGGGCCGCGGTGGCCTGGCCGACGTGGAGTGGACGGTGCAGTTGCTCCAATTGCGTTACGCGCACCAGGTTCCCACGCTGCACAACACCTCGACGCTGGAAGCACTGGATGCCATCGAGGCGGCCCAGCTGATCGAGGGCGACGAGGCGGACATCCTGCGGCAGGCCTGGCTGACGGCGACCCGCGCGCGCAACGCCCTGGTGCTGGTGCGTGGCAAGCCGACCGACCAACTGCCCGGGCCGGGCCGTCAGCTCAACGCGGTCGCGGTGGCGGCCGGCTGGCCGAGCGGCGACGGCGGCGCCTTCCTGGACAACTATCTGCGCGTGACTCGTCGTGCCAAAACCGTGGTGCGCAAGGTGTTTGGGGAGTAG
- a CDS encoding TIGR03619 family F420-dependent LLM class oxidoreductase yields the protein MKFYVSLAFLDVSELTEIARAADELGYDGIAIPDHVVNLEKLSTPYPYTPDGQRRWQPFTHWPDPWVLVGALSQVTSRVKFVTTVYIPGMRDPFSVAKSVGTAACLSGGRVEFGVGVGWCADEFALMGQPFERRGTRTDEMLELIRQLWQPGWTSFDGEFYQVPRLEMEPTPPPVPIYVGGLSEIALRRAARNDGWIGDLITTDQAVAAATRVRELRVENGLPLEGFEILTPLADAYLPEHFERAAQAGITGNVTMPWMFYSGPTATLAEKIEGLKRFRVDLGL from the coding sequence GTGAAGTTCTACGTCAGCCTGGCGTTCCTCGACGTCAGCGAGCTGACCGAGATCGCCCGGGCTGCAGACGAACTCGGCTACGACGGCATCGCCATCCCGGACCATGTGGTGAACCTGGAGAAGCTGAGCACGCCGTACCCGTACACCCCCGACGGGCAGCGGCGGTGGCAGCCGTTCACGCACTGGCCGGATCCGTGGGTGCTGGTCGGCGCCCTGTCGCAGGTGACCAGCCGGGTGAAATTCGTGACGACGGTGTACATCCCGGGGATGCGTGACCCGTTCTCGGTCGCGAAGTCGGTCGGGACCGCGGCCTGTCTGTCCGGTGGCCGGGTGGAGTTCGGCGTCGGCGTGGGCTGGTGTGCCGACGAATTCGCTTTGATGGGTCAGCCTTTCGAGCGTCGCGGCACGCGCACCGACGAGATGCTGGAGCTGATCCGGCAGCTGTGGCAACCAGGCTGGACATCGTTCGACGGGGAGTTCTACCAGGTGCCGCGGCTCGAGATGGAGCCGACGCCGCCGCCGGTGCCCATCTACGTCGGCGGGCTCAGTGAGATCGCCCTGCGCCGGGCCGCGCGCAACGACGGCTGGATCGGCGATCTGATCACCACCGACCAGGCCGTCGCCGCCGCGACCCGGGTGCGCGAACTGCGCGTCGAAAATGGTTTACCGCTGGAGGGTTTCGAGATCCTGACGCCGCTGGCCGATGCCTACCTGCCGGAGCATTTCGAGCGCGCCGCGCAGGCCGGCATCACGGGCAACGTCACGATGCCGTGGATGTTCTACAGCGGTCCCACGGCCACGCTGGCCGAGAAGATCGAGGGACTCAAGCGGTTTCGTGTGGACCTGGGGCTGTAA
- a CDS encoding darcynin family protein has translation MFTVFMLVKTNPEWLGFPVAKRFDELTLHLQPILDRHPAVDFKWIDTEFYTARVTDVWMWEAADQHQYELAVEELRESPLWDRYFAVVEILPGVANAYADNYGRTAVG, from the coding sequence ATGTTCACGGTTTTCATGTTGGTCAAGACGAATCCCGAGTGGCTCGGTTTCCCGGTGGCCAAACGGTTCGACGAACTCACGCTGCACCTGCAGCCGATCCTCGACCGCCACCCGGCGGTCGACTTCAAGTGGATCGACACCGAGTTCTACACCGCCCGGGTCACCGACGTCTGGATGTGGGAGGCTGCCGACCAACACCAGTACGAACTCGCGGTCGAAGAGCTCCGCGAATCACCCCTGTGGGACCGGTATTTCGCCGTCGTCGAGATCCTGCCCGGCGTCGCGAACGCCTACGCGGACAACTACGGCAGGACCGCGGTCGGATAA
- a CDS encoding RDD family protein, with translation MAGADEFRLGSWLSGPESQRPVDESSYPGKALGLPESGPGSLARFGRRFAALLVDWLICYGLGTLSVVFGGLSEYEYQYVWHGTPAVIAWVVVGTVSVRLFTFTPGQFALGLRVVSVGRSQYVGIGRAFVRMLLVLLAVPALLTDADGRGLQDRLTNTAVLRR, from the coding sequence ATGGCAGGTGCTGATGAATTTCGGCTCGGTTCGTGGCTGTCCGGGCCCGAATCGCAGCGCCCCGTTGATGAGTCTTCGTACCCGGGTAAAGCCCTCGGTCTGCCGGAATCCGGCCCCGGTTCCCTCGCCCGATTCGGCCGTCGATTCGCCGCGTTGTTGGTGGACTGGCTGATCTGCTACGGCCTCGGCACGCTGAGCGTGGTGTTCGGCGGCCTCAGCGAATACGAATACCAATACGTCTGGCACGGCACGCCCGCGGTGATCGCCTGGGTCGTCGTCGGCACGGTTTCGGTGCGGCTCTTCACCTTCACGCCGGGCCAGTTCGCACTGGGACTGCGCGTCGTGTCCGTCGGCCGCAGCCAGTACGTCGGAATCGGCCGCGCCTTCGTGCGAATGCTGCTGGTGCTGCTGGCCGTGCCCGCGCTGCTCACCGACGCCGACGGCCGCGGGCTGCAGGACCGGCTGACCAACACCGCCGTCCTGCGCCGTTAA
- a CDS encoding DoxX family protein — MAQTDIESRLDAVAPIVLSVFRIVIGFLFTIHGATTLFKWPVDTNPGVAAPDFGSFPGWYAGAIELIVGILIFTGLATRIAAFIGSGEMAFAYFMAHQPKGLLPIENGGEPAVLYCFALFLLVFTGGGAIALDSLRKR; from the coding sequence ATGGCTCAGACTGACATCGAATCCCGGCTCGACGCTGTCGCTCCCATCGTCCTGTCCGTTTTCCGGATAGTCATCGGCTTCCTGTTCACCATCCACGGCGCCACCACGCTGTTCAAATGGCCCGTCGACACCAATCCCGGCGTGGCCGCACCGGATTTCGGCAGTTTCCCGGGCTGGTACGCCGGCGCCATCGAGCTGATCGTCGGCATCCTGATCTTCACCGGCCTGGCCACCCGCATCGCCGCCTTCATCGGTTCCGGCGAAATGGCTTTCGCCTATTTCATGGCGCACCAGCCGAAGGGCCTGCTGCCCATCGAGAACGGCGGCGAGCCGGCGGTGCTCTACTGCTTCGCGCTGTTCCTGCTGGTGTTCACCGGCGGCGGCGCGATCGCCCTGGACTCGCTGCGTAAACGCTAG
- the glnA gene encoding type I glutamate--ammonia ligase: protein MAEKTSDDIFKLIKDENVEYVDIRFCDLPGVVQHFSIPASAFDESVFEDGLAFDGSSVRGFQSIHESDMMLLPDANTARIDPFRAAKTLNLNFFVHDPFTREAYSRDPRNVARKAENYLKSTGIADTAYFGAEAEFYIFDSVAFDSKINGTFYEVDSESGWWNSGEPFEADGSPNRGYKVRPKGGYFPVAPYDHYVDLRDEMSTNLINAGFTLERGHHEVGTAGQAEINYKFDTLLAAADDVLLFKYIIKNTAWANGKTVTFMPKPLFGDNGSGMHAHQSLWKDGKPLFHDESGYAGLSDMARHYIGGILHHAPSLLAFTNPTVNSYKRLVPGYEAPINLVYSQRNRSACVRIPITGNNPKAKRLEFRCPDSSGNPYLAFSAMLMAGIDGIKKKIEPLAPVDKDLYELPPDEAANIPQAPTSLASVIDKLEEDHDYLTEGGVFTEDLIETWISYKRENEILPVQIRPHPYEFSLYYDC, encoded by the coding sequence GTGGCAGAAAAGACGTCTGACGACATTTTCAAGCTGATCAAGGACGAGAACGTCGAGTACGTCGACATCCGTTTCTGCGATCTGCCTGGTGTTGTCCAGCACTTCTCGATCCCGGCTTCGGCGTTCGACGAGAGCGTTTTCGAAGACGGCCTCGCGTTCGACGGCTCGTCCGTGCGCGGCTTCCAGTCGATCCACGAGTCCGACATGATGCTGCTGCCGGATGCCAACACCGCGCGCATCGACCCGTTCCGCGCCGCCAAGACGCTGAACCTGAACTTCTTCGTGCACGACCCGTTCACTCGCGAGGCGTACTCCCGCGACCCGCGTAACGTCGCGCGCAAGGCCGAGAACTACCTGAAGAGCACCGGCATCGCCGACACCGCGTACTTCGGTGCCGAGGCCGAGTTCTACATCTTCGACTCCGTGGCCTTCGACTCGAAGATCAACGGCACGTTCTACGAAGTCGACTCCGAGTCGGGCTGGTGGAACAGCGGCGAGCCCTTCGAGGCCGACGGCTCCCCCAACCGCGGTTACAAGGTCCGCCCCAAGGGCGGCTACTTCCCCGTCGCACCGTACGACCACTACGTCGACCTGCGCGACGAGATGTCGACCAACCTGATCAACGCCGGGTTCACCCTCGAGCGCGGCCACCACGAGGTCGGCACCGCCGGCCAGGCCGAGATCAACTACAAGTTCGACACGCTGCTCGCCGCGGCCGATGACGTGCTGCTGTTCAAGTACATCATCAAGAACACCGCGTGGGCGAACGGCAAGACGGTCACCTTCATGCCGAAGCCGCTGTTCGGCGACAACGGCTCGGGCATGCACGCCCACCAGTCGCTGTGGAAGGACGGCAAGCCGCTGTTCCACGACGAGTCCGGCTACGCGGGCCTGTCCGACATGGCGCGCCACTACATCGGCGGCATCCTGCACCACGCCCCGTCGCTGCTGGCGTTCACCAACCCGACGGTGAACTCCTACAAGCGTCTGGTGCCGGGCTACGAGGCCCCGATCAACCTGGTGTACAGCCAGCGCAACCGCTCGGCGTGTGTGCGTATCCCGATCACCGGCAACAACCCGAAGGCCAAGCGCCTCGAGTTCCGTTGCCCGGACAGCTCGGGTAACCCGTACCTGGCCTTCTCGGCGATGCTCATGGCCGGTATCGACGGCATCAAGAAGAAGATCGAGCCGCTGGCCCCGGTCGACAAGGACCTCTACGAGCTGCCGCCGGACGAGGCCGCCAACATCCCGCAGGCCCCGACCTCGCTGGCCAGCGTCATCGACAAGCTCGAGGAAGACCACGACTACCTCACCGAGGGTGGCGTGTTCACCGAGGACCTGATCGAGACCTGGATCTCGTACAAGCGCGAGAACGAGATCCTGCCGGTGCAGATTCGCCCTCACCCGTACGAGTTCTCGCTCTACTACGACTGCTGA